One Rissa tridactyla isolate bRisTri1 chromosome 1, bRisTri1.patW.cur.20221130, whole genome shotgun sequence DNA segment encodes these proteins:
- the SLC26A3 gene encoding chloride anion exchanger isoform X2, whose translation MVEPVGNHYVVARPVYSENLFNEEHEKLRRYHKTFWDHLKVYFRCSSQRVKKIALRLFPIVSWLPAYRFREWILSDIISGINTGLVAVLQGLAFALLVNVPPGYGLYAAFFPVLVYFIFGTSRHISVGPFPVLSLMVGGVVVRLVPDDSAANSTSTNISLIDEERVMVAASVTFLSGVFQLLLGMLQFGFIVIYLSQSLISGFTTAAAIHVVVSQLKFMLQLPVPGFNKPFGIIYTLENVFSQITNTNIADLVTSLIVLLIVFVVKEMNDRYKAKLPTPIPIELLVTVLAALISYFFNLEEKFNVAVVGKLEEGFQAPVAPDAGILQKCIGDSISIAIVGFAVAFSVAKVYSIKHDYPIDGNQELIAFGLGNIVGGSFKGFASSTALSRSGVQESTGGKTQIAGIISAVIVLIVILAIGFLLAPLQKSVLASLALGNLKGMLMQFKEVGILWRKDKYDCVIWVATFLAAVFLGLDIGLAAAVAFQLLTVVIRSQIPSCTVLANVGRSNIYRNRKDYTDIYEPEGVKIFRCSSPIFFANIEFFREKLVTAVGFNPLRVLRKRNKALRKIRKMLKNGELQVTPKGLICMANHTHESDEELDNNSIEELDQPTNMTDLPIQINWGAELPPGITVPRVDIHSIILDFSAVSFLDFSAMRVLQKTLKEFVRLDIDVYIAGAHEGFLEKLERCAFFDEEIKPSMFFLTIHDAVLHILLKKDIASSPKLKLTEEKANSNNYIIIPSNGLRSREVTIPAETKF comes from the exons ATGGTTGAACCTGTGGGCAATCACTATGTTGTAGCCAGACCTGTGTACTCAGAGAATTTGTTCAATGAAGAGCATGAGAAATTGCGCAGATACCATAAAACCTTTTGGGATCACCTGAAAGTATATTTTAG ATGCTCCTCGCAAAGGGTCAAAAAAATTGCGTTGCGTTTGTTCCCCATTGTCTCGTGGCTGCCAGCGTACCGCTTCAGGGAGTGGATCCTGAGTGACATCATCTCTGGCATCAACACGGGGCTCGTGGCCGTCCTGCAAG GTCTCGCTTTTGCTTTGCTGGTGAACGTCCCCCCTGGTTATGGACTCTATGCAgcatttttccctgttttggtCTATTTTATCTTTGGCACATCTAGACATATCTCAGTGG GTCCCTTCCCGGTCCTGAGCCTGATGGTGGGAGGAGTCGTCGTCAGGCTGGTCCCCGATGACAGTGCTGCAAATAGCACTTCCACGAATATCTCATTGATAGATGAAGAGAGAGTGATGGTGGCTGCATCTGTAACCTTCCTTTCTGGGGTTTTTCAG ttgctTCTGGGAATGCTCCAGTTTGGATTCATTGTTATTTATCTGTCACAATCCTTAATCAGTGGTTTCACGACTGCTGCGGCTATCCATGTTGTGGTATCTCAGCTGAAATTCATGCTTCAACTACCTGTCCCTGGATTTAATAAACCATTTGGCATCATCTAT ACTCTGGAGAACGTTTTCAGCCAGATCACAAACACAAACATTGCTGACCTTGTCACATCCCTTATTGTCTTGCTTATCGTGTTCGTGGTGAAAGAAATGAATGATCGATACAAAGCAAAGTTACCAACTCCCATCCCGATCGAACTCCTTGTG ACAGTCTTAGCAGCACtgatttcctatttttttaaccttgaagAAAAATTCAATGTAGCTGTCGTCGGAAAACTAGAGGAAGG atttCAAGCGCCTGTTGCACCTGATGCAGGTATCCTCCAGAAGTGTATTGGTGACAGCATTTCCATCGCAATCGTTGGGTTTGCAGTAGCCTTCTCCGTGGCTAAAGTGTATTCCATCAAGCATGACTACCCAATAGATGGCAATCAG gaaCTAATTGCTTTTGGGCTGGGTAATATAGTCGGTGGATCATTCAAAGGCTTTGCCTCCAGCACGGCTCTGTCAAGATCAGGTGTGCAGGAGAGCACAGGAGGCAAAACACAG ATTGCTGGTATTATCTCAGCTGTCATCGTCTTGATTGTGATCTTGGCCATTGGGTTTCTCCTGGCGCCATTGCAGAAG TCCGTCCTTGCATCTTTGGCTCTTGGCAACTTGAAAGGAATGCTCATGCAGTTCAAGGAAGTAGGCATCCTGTGGAGAAAGGACAAGTACGACTGT GTTATATGGGTGGCGACTTTCTtagctgctgtttttcttggcCTGGATATTGGGCTAGCAGCCGCCGTGGCGTTCCAGCTGCTGACCGTGGTGATCCGCTCCCAGAT TCCAAGCTGCACCGTTTTGGCTAATGTTGGGAGAAGTAACATCTACAGGAACAGGAAGGATTACACTGAT ATCTATGAGCCAGAAGGAGTGAAGATTTTCAGGTGCTCATCTCCTATCTTCTTTGCTAATATTGAATTCTTCAGAGAGAAACTCGTCACTGCT GTTGGTTTCAACCCACTAAGAGTCCTGAGGAAACGCAATAAAGCTCTGAGGAAGATCAGAAAGATGCTGAAGAATGGAGAGCTGCAAGTGACACCT AAAGGCTTGATTTGCATGGCTAACCATACACATGAGTCAGATGAAGAATTGGACAACAACAGCATAGAGGAGTTGGATCAGCCCACCAACATGACAGACTTGCCCATTCAGATCAACTGGGGTGCTGAGCTCCCCCCCGGCATCACTGTGCCCCGGGTCGACATCCACAGCATCATTCTGGATTTCTCAGCTGTGTCCTTCCTCGATTTTTCTGCCATGAGAGTCCTCCAAAAG ACTTTGAAAGAATTTGTCCGGCTCGACATCGACGTTTACATTGCAGGGGCGCATG AGGGCTTCCTGGAAAAACTGGAGAGATGCGCGTTTTTTGATGAGGAGATCAAGCCATCCATGTTTTTCCTCACCATTCATGATGCAGTTCTACACATTTTGCTGAAGAAGGACATAGCCAGTTCCCCCAAATTAAAGCTCACTGAG gagaaagcaaacagcaacaaCTATATCATCATCCCCAGCAATGGACTGCGCAGTCGGGAAGTCACG ATTCCAGCAGAAACAAAATTTtag
- the SLC26A3 gene encoding chloride anion exchanger isoform X1, whose amino-acid sequence MVEPVGNHYVVARPVYSENLFNEEHEKLRRYHKTFWDHLKVYFRCSSQRVKKIALRLFPIVSWLPAYRFREWILSDIISGINTGLVAVLQGLAFALLVNVPPGYGLYAAFFPVLVYFIFGTSRHISVGPFPVLSLMVGGVVVRLVPDDSAANSTSTNISLIDEERVMVAASVTFLSGVFQLLLGMLQFGFIVIYLSQSLISGFTTAAAIHVVVSQLKFMLQLPVPGFNKPFGIIYTLENVFSQITNTNIADLVTSLIVLLIVFVVKEMNDRYKAKLPTPIPIELLVTVLAALISYFFNLEEKFNVAVVGKLEEGFQAPVAPDAGILQKCIGDSISIAIVGFAVAFSVAKVYSIKHDYPIDGNQELIAFGLGNIVGGSFKGFASSTALSRSGVQESTGGKTQIAGIISAVIVLIVILAIGFLLAPLQKSVLASLALGNLKGMLMQFKEVGILWRKDKYDCVIWVATFLAAVFLGLDIGLAAAVAFQLLTVVIRSQIPSCTVLANVGRSNIYRNRKDYTDIYEPEGVKIFRCSSPIFFANIEFFREKLVTAVGFNPLRVLRKRNKALRKIRKMLKNGELQVTPKGLICMANHTHESDEELDNNSIEELDQPTNMTDLPIQINWGAELPPGITVPRVDIHSIILDFSAVSFLDFSAMRVLQKTLKEFVRLDIDVYIAGAHEGFLEKLERCAFFDEEIKPSMFFLTIHDAVLHILLKKDIASSPKLKLTEEKANSNNYIIIPSNGLRSREVTVRLLSPVAALQP is encoded by the exons ATGGTTGAACCTGTGGGCAATCACTATGTTGTAGCCAGACCTGTGTACTCAGAGAATTTGTTCAATGAAGAGCATGAGAAATTGCGCAGATACCATAAAACCTTTTGGGATCACCTGAAAGTATATTTTAG ATGCTCCTCGCAAAGGGTCAAAAAAATTGCGTTGCGTTTGTTCCCCATTGTCTCGTGGCTGCCAGCGTACCGCTTCAGGGAGTGGATCCTGAGTGACATCATCTCTGGCATCAACACGGGGCTCGTGGCCGTCCTGCAAG GTCTCGCTTTTGCTTTGCTGGTGAACGTCCCCCCTGGTTATGGACTCTATGCAgcatttttccctgttttggtCTATTTTATCTTTGGCACATCTAGACATATCTCAGTGG GTCCCTTCCCGGTCCTGAGCCTGATGGTGGGAGGAGTCGTCGTCAGGCTGGTCCCCGATGACAGTGCTGCAAATAGCACTTCCACGAATATCTCATTGATAGATGAAGAGAGAGTGATGGTGGCTGCATCTGTAACCTTCCTTTCTGGGGTTTTTCAG ttgctTCTGGGAATGCTCCAGTTTGGATTCATTGTTATTTATCTGTCACAATCCTTAATCAGTGGTTTCACGACTGCTGCGGCTATCCATGTTGTGGTATCTCAGCTGAAATTCATGCTTCAACTACCTGTCCCTGGATTTAATAAACCATTTGGCATCATCTAT ACTCTGGAGAACGTTTTCAGCCAGATCACAAACACAAACATTGCTGACCTTGTCACATCCCTTATTGTCTTGCTTATCGTGTTCGTGGTGAAAGAAATGAATGATCGATACAAAGCAAAGTTACCAACTCCCATCCCGATCGAACTCCTTGTG ACAGTCTTAGCAGCACtgatttcctatttttttaaccttgaagAAAAATTCAATGTAGCTGTCGTCGGAAAACTAGAGGAAGG atttCAAGCGCCTGTTGCACCTGATGCAGGTATCCTCCAGAAGTGTATTGGTGACAGCATTTCCATCGCAATCGTTGGGTTTGCAGTAGCCTTCTCCGTGGCTAAAGTGTATTCCATCAAGCATGACTACCCAATAGATGGCAATCAG gaaCTAATTGCTTTTGGGCTGGGTAATATAGTCGGTGGATCATTCAAAGGCTTTGCCTCCAGCACGGCTCTGTCAAGATCAGGTGTGCAGGAGAGCACAGGAGGCAAAACACAG ATTGCTGGTATTATCTCAGCTGTCATCGTCTTGATTGTGATCTTGGCCATTGGGTTTCTCCTGGCGCCATTGCAGAAG TCCGTCCTTGCATCTTTGGCTCTTGGCAACTTGAAAGGAATGCTCATGCAGTTCAAGGAAGTAGGCATCCTGTGGAGAAAGGACAAGTACGACTGT GTTATATGGGTGGCGACTTTCTtagctgctgtttttcttggcCTGGATATTGGGCTAGCAGCCGCCGTGGCGTTCCAGCTGCTGACCGTGGTGATCCGCTCCCAGAT TCCAAGCTGCACCGTTTTGGCTAATGTTGGGAGAAGTAACATCTACAGGAACAGGAAGGATTACACTGAT ATCTATGAGCCAGAAGGAGTGAAGATTTTCAGGTGCTCATCTCCTATCTTCTTTGCTAATATTGAATTCTTCAGAGAGAAACTCGTCACTGCT GTTGGTTTCAACCCACTAAGAGTCCTGAGGAAACGCAATAAAGCTCTGAGGAAGATCAGAAAGATGCTGAAGAATGGAGAGCTGCAAGTGACACCT AAAGGCTTGATTTGCATGGCTAACCATACACATGAGTCAGATGAAGAATTGGACAACAACAGCATAGAGGAGTTGGATCAGCCCACCAACATGACAGACTTGCCCATTCAGATCAACTGGGGTGCTGAGCTCCCCCCCGGCATCACTGTGCCCCGGGTCGACATCCACAGCATCATTCTGGATTTCTCAGCTGTGTCCTTCCTCGATTTTTCTGCCATGAGAGTCCTCCAAAAG ACTTTGAAAGAATTTGTCCGGCTCGACATCGACGTTTACATTGCAGGGGCGCATG AGGGCTTCCTGGAAAAACTGGAGAGATGCGCGTTTTTTGATGAGGAGATCAAGCCATCCATGTTTTTCCTCACCATTCATGATGCAGTTCTACACATTTTGCTGAAGAAGGACATAGCCAGTTCCCCCAAATTAAAGCTCACTGAG gagaaagcaaacagcaacaaCTATATCATCATCCCCAGCAATGGACTGCGCAGTCGGGAAGTCACGGTAAGGCTCCTGTCTCCAGTAGCAGCACTCCAACCGTAG